DNA from bacterium:
ATCGACGAGGCCTACGAGAGCCCTGAGGCTGCGGCTCGAGCGCTCGCCGAAAGAGCACTCGAGCTGACGAGAAAAGGCCCGCCGAAGCGGGGCTTCAACAGCCGCTGAGCCCGCTGGCCGTTGCCATCAGCTCCCGAGCTTCGAGTAGTCGACCGTGCGCCATCGCTCCGGTGCCATGACGAAGACGACGCTTTCGTCATTTCCGGAGTTCGCCACGTACTGATCGCCAAATTCCTTGCCGAGGTAGCGATGAGCCATCGGGCGGGAATCCCGTTCGCGTTCACCGGGACGGGTTTCGGTGATGGCACCCTCGACACTCACATACTGATAGGGCGGAACCTCCGTCTGGGCGCATAGCGAGAAGCGCCCGGCGGCTGCCAGGGCCCGGCCCTTCTGGGAATCCTCGCCGGTAAGTACCCAAAGGCCTTTTTCCGGCGTGTAGTCGTACCAGATGGGAACGCATAGGGGCGCAGCATCCTGGCGTTCGATGCTGATGATCCCGACGTGCAGATCCATCAGGAAGGCCTCGCGTTGGGTCTTGCTCATGCGAAGGGACATTGGGGCTCCGAGGGCGCGGGGGATGTTCGGCCGCATGCGATCGGCTCTGCACATCCTAGGCCTTGTCTCCCGCTCCGGTCTACCCCAGCATGGCGGCAAGGGAGGGCAGGATGGACATCCAGGGATATTGTGATTCGCGCTTCGAAGCTGTTCGCCAGGCATTCTCGGCGAATTTCGAAGGAGGGAACGAAGTCGGTGCTTCTGCCGCCGTGACGTTGGATGGCGTCCCGGTGGTAGACCTCTGGGCCGGTGATGCGGATTCCGACGGGCGACCTTGGCAGGAGGACACGATCGTCAACGT
Protein-coding regions in this window:
- a CDS encoding pyridoxamine 5'-phosphate oxidase, whose translation is MSKTQREAFLMDLHVGIISIERQDAAPLCVPIWYDYTPEKGLWVLTGEDSQKGRALAAAGRFSLCAQTEVPPYQYVSVEGAITETRPGERERDSRPMAHRYLGKEFGDQYVANSGNDESVVFVMAPERWRTVDYSKLGS